A section of the Amblyomma americanum isolate KBUSLIRL-KWMA chromosome 2, ASM5285725v1, whole genome shotgun sequence genome encodes:
- the LOC144120993 gene encoding glutathione S-transferase Mu 2-like, translated as MATPTVGYTSARGLAQSIRNLLVYKGVHFQDKRYEFGPAPTYEKQGWAADKASLGLTFPNLPYYIEGDVRLTQTVAILRYLGKKHGLDARTERDAMELSLLEQQAHDLQWALVLTSMNPNTTQARESHERNLADSLSQWQKHLKTRKWALGDSLTYVDFLLYEAFDWNRHFAPGVFEGRPEILNYLKRFEELPKLKEYFASDKYTKWPIMAPYMFWGH; from the exons ATGGCCACTCCAACCGTAGGCTACACAAGCGCCAGGGGTCTAGCCCAAAGCATCCGCAACCTGCTCGTGTACAAGGGGGTGCATTTCCAGGACAAACGCTACGAGTTTGGACCCGCACCGACCTACGAGAAGCAGGGCTGGGCCGCTGACAAAGCATCGCTTGGACTGACCTTCCCGAATTTGCCCTACTACATTGAGGGAGACGTACGACTCACGCAGACCGTCGCCATTCTGCGCTACCTCGGAAAgaagcacggtcttgacgcaag GACTGAGCGGGATGCCATGGAGCTGTCGCTGCTGGAGCAGCAGGCACACGACCTGCAGTGGGCCCTCGTGCTGACCTCCATGAACCCCAACACGACCCAGGCCCGCGAGTCACACGAGCGGAACTTGGCCGACTCCCTGAGCCAGTGGCAGAAGCACCTGAAGACGCGAAAGTGGGCCCTCGGAGACTCGCTCACCTACGTCGACTTCCTACTGTACGAGGCGTTTGACTGGAACCGCCATTTTGCTCCCGGGGTGTTTGAGGGCCGTCCCGAGATCCTGAACTACTTGAAGAGGTTCGAGGAGCTTCCCAAGCTGAAGGAATACTTCGCTTCGGACAAGTACACCAAGTGGCCCATCATGGCCCCGTACATGTTCTGGGGACACTAG
- the LOC144120992 gene encoding glutathione S-transferase-like: protein MAPVVGYWDVRALAQFIRNLLVYKGVQFQDKLYKFGPAPDFDRSDWLKEKFTLGLKFPNLPYYIDGDVKITQSLAILRYLGRKHDLAGKNEEETLELDVLEQQARDLNMRLLYSTAPNPNHEEVLKSYADNIDNVLKPWEEHLASRKWALGDRLTYVDFLLYEGLDWHREFKAEAVQRHPHVVEYLKRFEELPNLKEYFASDKYHKYPILGPFRKWGYEKK, encoded by the exons ATGGCTCCCGTCGTAGGCTACTGGGACGTCCGTGCCCTAGCTCAGTTCATCCGCAACCTCCTCGTCTACAAAGGCGTCCAGTTCCAGGACAAGCTGTACAAGTTCGGTCCGGCGCCAGACTTTGATCGCTCAGACTGGCTCAAGGAGAAGTTCACGCTGGGCCTCAAGTTTCCCAACCTGCCGTACTACATCGACGGAGACGTCAAGATCACCCAGAGCTTGGCCATCCTCCGCTACCTCGGAAGGAAGCACGACCTGGCTGGCAA GAACGAGGAGGAGACCCTGGAGCTGGACGTTCTCGAGCAGCAGGCGCGGGACCTGAACATGCGCCTCCTCTACTCCACGGCGCCCAACCCGAACCACGAGGAGGTCCTGAAGTCGTACGCCGACAACATCGACAACGTCCTCAAGCCCTGGGAAGAGCACCTGGCCAGCCGCAAGTGGGCGCTGGGAGACAGGCTGACGTACGTGGACTTCCTGCTCTACGAGGGACTCGACTGGCACCGGGAGTTCAAAGCCGAGGCCGTGCAGCGACACCCGCACGTGGTCGAGTACCTGAAGAGGTTCGAGGAGCTGCCCAACCTGAAGGAGTACTTCGCCTCGGACAAGTACCACAAGTACCCCATCCTGGGCCCGTTCAGGAAGTGGGGCTACGAAAAGAAATAA